From one Synergistaceae bacterium genomic stretch:
- a CDS encoding tripartite tricarboxylate transporter substrate binding protein, with product MKKLVCAVLAAVLVLSCAAFASAEWKFERKISIVCPWGVGGGADSTLRPMANLLKPILGQEVEVMNVTGGNGVTAVEYVYKQPADGYTFMLGTQSLFMQDIQGTTSMNFKEEFIPVARLVHAINVITASKKAMDRKGYKTFSEMREYVTKNPFEVSVGMLTSTGLDGASLKQALEGLDILDVSYPSGSEMNSALVGGHIDIMVTGTDEIEGLIAAGDVVPLLTLAENRMKRYPDVECSVELGINSVLGPARGIFAKKGTPQEAIDALVAAIEQASKDPQWQAFLVQGCYDERPGFAGPAEYAADCETDYKLLSDYLKAEGVMKKDYYAK from the coding sequence GTGAAAAAGTTAGTGTGTGCAGTTCTCGCAGCTGTACTGGTGCTCAGCTGTGCGGCGTTCGCATCCGCAGAGTGGAAGTTCGAGCGCAAAATCTCCATCGTCTGCCCTTGGGGTGTCGGCGGCGGTGCTGACTCTACCCTCCGGCCTATGGCTAACCTTCTGAAGCCCATTCTCGGCCAAGAAGTCGAAGTAATGAACGTTACCGGCGGAAACGGCGTTACTGCAGTCGAGTACGTCTACAAGCAGCCCGCAGACGGCTATACGTTCATGCTCGGGACGCAGAGCCTGTTCATGCAGGACATTCAGGGCACAACGTCAATGAACTTCAAGGAAGAGTTCATTCCTGTAGCGCGCCTCGTACACGCAATCAACGTCATCACCGCGTCAAAGAAGGCAATGGACAGGAAGGGCTACAAGACGTTCTCCGAGATGAGGGAGTACGTAACCAAGAATCCCTTTGAGGTCAGCGTAGGAATGCTCACGAGCACGGGGCTTGACGGTGCGTCGCTGAAGCAGGCTCTCGAAGGCCTCGACATTCTGGACGTGTCCTATCCTTCCGGCAGTGAGATGAACTCTGCGCTTGTCGGCGGGCACATTGACATCATGGTAACCGGCACGGACGAAATAGAGGGTCTCATTGCGGCCGGTGATGTCGTTCCTCTTCTGACGCTCGCGGAAAACAGGATGAAGCGTTATCCCGACGTAGAATGCTCCGTAGAGCTGGGCATAAACTCAGTACTTGGCCCGGCAAGAGGAATCTTCGCGAAGAAGGGCACTCCTCAGGAAGCCATTGATGCACTTGTTGCGGCAATCGAGCAGGCCTCTAAAGACCCGCAGTGGCAGGCGTTCCTCGTTCAGGGATGCTACGACGAGAGGCCGGGTTTCGCAGGACCTGCAGAGTACGCGGCGGACTGCGAGACAGACTATAAGCTCCTCAGCGATTACCTGAAGGCTGAAGGCGTAATGAAGAAAGATTACTACGCGAAATAG
- a CDS encoding tripartite tricarboxylate transporter TctB family protein gives MFELICNILLWLGLLYAYFFNVLEAPIPDRTARNPYTLKPDIWPKAIIILLLVCIAINIFNIIRKNKGNPDFTFASMFDIRVRRWLGIVLIVAASFVLEPFGYMLTCFLVLFLYGLLLGQTHVIRLFVFSVVITFVLYIVFSVLLAVNLPRGTIPELRNFSLYIESLVSAAKSAIM, from the coding sequence GTGTTCGAATTAATCTGCAACATTCTTCTGTGGTTAGGGCTTCTGTACGCGTACTTCTTCAACGTGCTCGAAGCTCCCATTCCCGACAGGACAGCAAGGAATCCCTACACCTTAAAGCCCGACATCTGGCCTAAGGCAATAATCATCCTCCTGCTGGTCTGCATCGCAATCAACATCTTCAACATCATCCGCAAGAACAAGGGCAACCCTGATTTCACGTTCGCATCAATGTTCGACATCAGAGTCAGACGCTGGCTCGGCATCGTCCTCATTGTCGCCGCAAGTTTCGTCCTTGAACCCTTCGGCTACATGCTGACGTGCTTCCTCGTGCTGTTCCTCTACGGCCTTCTTCTCGGACAGACGCACGTGATAAGGCTGTTCGTGTTCTCCGTAGTGATTACGTTCGTGCTCTACATCGTGTTCAGCGTGTTATTGGCGGTCAACCTTCCGCGCGGTACAATCCCGGAACTGCGGAACTTCTCGCTGTACATTGAGAGCCTCGTCTCTGCGGCCAAGTCCGCGATAATGTAG
- a CDS encoding tripartite tricarboxylate transporter permease, producing MSTWELFTNGFSVLMDPYTFLMVVFAIVVGTIFGALPGVSATMAVALGLPFTYSMQPIPAIVFLVAVYCSSITGGSITAILFKIPGVPSSAPTTFDGYPMAQRGEAGKALGIALGSSAIGGLVSALAMLTLSPQLTQAALSFSPSDIFAITFMGLSILTCLDSKNILRTLISGLLGLLLACVGQDPMYAVQRLTFGSGELIAGLEMIPVLIGIFAVTEVLKQTKVADRLSADKGTASVNTKMPSWREWWGIKWLLARCSIIGTIIGILPGAGATIASFLCYSTETKLSKHPEKFGTGIIDGVAASETANNAATGGAMVPLLSLGIPGGNAAAVMMSALVLKGVQLGPLLLVNQPQYLSATFASMVVTNILMVIVAIGIAKVFAQILAVPYSYLGPIIIMLAIIGSYATNMSIADVKIMAIAGVLGLVISACHFNSAALILGLVLGVICEGNFSRAYTISRANLVNMFARPVAGTLMVVSIVLLVWPIVSGLFKKKEG from the coding sequence ATGTCAACATGGGAATTATTCACTAACGGTTTCAGCGTGCTCATGGATCCCTACACGTTCTTGATGGTCGTGTTCGCCATCGTTGTGGGCACGATCTTCGGGGCACTTCCCGGCGTGAGCGCGACAATGGCTGTAGCACTCGGACTGCCCTTCACCTACTCGATGCAGCCGATACCCGCGATCGTGTTTCTCGTTGCTGTGTACTGCTCGTCGATAACGGGCGGGAGCATCACTGCAATACTCTTCAAGATTCCCGGCGTTCCTTCGAGCGCGCCTACAACGTTTGACGGCTACCCGATGGCACAGCGCGGAGAAGCGGGCAAGGCACTCGGCATAGCGTTAGGTTCTTCCGCAATCGGAGGCCTCGTGTCTGCTCTGGCAATGCTCACGCTCTCTCCCCAGCTCACACAGGCGGCACTGTCCTTCAGCCCGTCAGACATTTTCGCGATTACGTTTATGGGACTGTCGATTCTTACGTGCCTCGACAGCAAAAACATTCTCCGTACGCTGATTTCAGGACTGCTCGGATTGCTTCTCGCGTGCGTAGGCCAAGACCCGATGTACGCTGTCCAGCGTCTTACTTTCGGGAGCGGCGAGCTCATCGCGGGGCTGGAGATGATTCCTGTCCTGATAGGAATATTCGCGGTTACGGAAGTCCTCAAACAAACGAAGGTAGCGGACAGACTTTCGGCGGACAAAGGAACTGCGAGCGTCAACACCAAGATGCCTTCTTGGCGCGAATGGTGGGGCATAAAGTGGCTGTTAGCTCGGTGCTCAATCATCGGTACAATCATCGGCATTCTTCCCGGAGCAGGCGCAACAATCGCATCATTCCTGTGCTACTCGACTGAGACGAAGCTCTCGAAGCACCCTGAGAAGTTCGGGACGGGCATCATCGACGGAGTAGCTGCCTCCGAGACGGCGAACAATGCCGCAACGGGCGGAGCAATGGTGCCGCTTCTGTCTCTGGGTATTCCGGGAGGGAACGCCGCCGCAGTCATGATGAGCGCGCTCGTGTTGAAGGGCGTACAGCTCGGGCCTCTGCTCCTCGTCAATCAGCCGCAGTACCTCAGCGCAACATTCGCATCAATGGTCGTAACCAATATCCTCATGGTCATTGTGGCAATCGGAATCGCTAAGGTGTTCGCGCAGATTCTCGCCGTGCCGTATTCGTATCTCGGCCCGATAATCATAATGCTCGCGATAATCGGTTCTTACGCAACGAACATGAGCATAGCTGACGTAAAGATTATGGCGATTGCGGGAGTTCTTGGTCTGGTGATTTCTGCCTGCCACTTCAACAGTGCGGCACTGATTCTGGGTCTGGTGCTCGGTGTAATCTGCGAGGGTAATTTTTCACGGGCGTACACGATTTCGCGCGCCAACCTCGTGAACATGTTTGCGCGTCCTGTCGCCGGGACGTTAATGGTAGTGAGTATCGTGCTTCTGGTCTGGCCGATAGTTTCGGGGCTGTTCAAGAAGAAAGAAGGCTAG
- a CDS encoding tellurite resistance TerB family protein — protein MDFMSLLGSMVQGNMSSSRTASSRMSNAGGGIQDILSSLMGAGQTVKNKVGGDNLAAGGIGALLGALMGGSESTTANTLGGGMMGLLGMMAYKALRGSMGGSSASASSASAQPYVQTTPQQQANDAEIIITAMIDAAKADGQVDADEFQRITSSLKKNGLGQDGMNYVIQKLQGPMETTKIVAAVKGRPELAAEVYSASLMAINVDTDAERKYLAKLGKAMGLSTQVMSNIEQLANGTSQDYAC, from the coding sequence ATGGATTTCATGAGTCTTCTCGGCTCTATGGTTCAGGGCAACATGTCATCCTCACGCACAGCCTCCTCCAGAATGTCCAACGCGGGCGGCGGCATTCAGGACATCCTCAGCTCGCTGATGGGCGCAGGACAGACCGTCAAGAACAAAGTCGGCGGGGACAACCTCGCGGCAGGCGGAATCGGTGCGCTTCTCGGTGCACTTATGGGCGGCTCTGAGAGCACAACCGCAAACACACTCGGCGGCGGAATGATGGGGCTTCTCGGAATGATGGCCTACAAGGCTCTCAGGGGTTCAATGGGCGGAAGCTCGGCCTCTGCTTCATCAGCAAGTGCACAGCCCTACGTTCAGACCACGCCCCAGCAGCAGGCCAACGACGCGGAGATAATCATCACGGCAATGATTGACGCGGCAAAAGCAGATGGACAGGTTGACGCTGACGAGTTCCAGCGCATAACCAGCAGCCTCAAGAAGAACGGTCTCGGTCAGGACGGAATGAATTACGTCATCCAGAAGCTTCAGGGGCCTATGGAGACCACAAAGATTGTCGCTGCAGTCAAAGGCCGTCCCGAACTCGCCGCAGAAGTCTACTCGGCTTCTCTTATGGCGATTAACGTTGATACCGACGCAGAGCGCAAGTACCTCGCCAAACTCGGCAAAGCTATGGGTCTCAGCACTCAGGTGATGAGCAACATCGAGCAGCTCGCAAACGGGACATCTCAGGATTACGCCTGCTAA
- the citD gene encoding citrate lyase acyl carrier protein, whose translation MELKAVGTAGTLESSDVMITLEPTTSGGIDLSLESSVLNQYGRQIKAQVLASLERLGVKNAKVIVNDHGALDCTIKARVECAFYRGCGIDMDGKFDWGGVIR comes from the coding sequence ATGGAGTTAAAAGCGGTGGGAACTGCCGGAACTCTGGAGTCAAGCGACGTAATGATTACGCTTGAACCCACGACGAGCGGCGGTATCGATTTGTCGCTTGAGAGCTCTGTACTCAACCAGTACGGCCGCCAGATCAAGGCACAGGTGCTGGCTTCGCTCGAAAGGCTCGGCGTGAAGAACGCAAAAGTTATCGTCAACGATCACGGTGCTCTTGACTGCACCATCAAAGCCCGCGTTGAGTGCGCATTCTACAGGGGATGCGGCATCGACATGGACGGCAAGTTCGACTGGGGAGGA
- a CDS encoding biotin--[acetyl-CoA-carboxylase] ligase, with the protein MKTKLLRLLNDKRGEFVSGESIAETFGVTRAAVWKAIDSLRKDGHVIEAVTNKGYKLVTQSGALTESGILLNLKEGSRISRVICLAEVDSTNNYAKKLAMAGAEHGTLVAADRQTAGRGRHGHTFESPAGTGLYMTLILKPDVDAEHFQMITIADAVAVCLAVEDLYPEARGKLGIKWVNDIFFRGRKITGILTEAVTNFENGEIDSVVTGIGINVSAHKFSVETAGSIFDSEAPSFGRDELCARVADYIMDFAENLEAPSLINAYRERSILIGKHITFMKGEAKCTGCVEGIDDAGGLVILNYAGKLETLRSGEVFMVRPEEMN; encoded by the coding sequence ATGAAGACTAAACTATTACGCCTCCTCAATGACAAGAGGGGAGAATTTGTGTCTGGCGAATCTATTGCCGAGACGTTCGGAGTTACGAGAGCCGCCGTGTGGAAGGCTATAGACTCGCTGCGCAAGGACGGGCACGTCATCGAGGCCGTAACGAACAAGGGCTATAAGCTGGTAACCCAAAGCGGCGCACTCACGGAGTCAGGTATCCTGCTGAACCTGAAGGAGGGTTCGCGCATAAGCCGTGTAATCTGTCTCGCGGAAGTCGATTCCACGAACAACTACGCAAAGAAGCTCGCAATGGCCGGAGCAGAACACGGGACTCTTGTTGCGGCAGACCGACAGACAGCCGGAAGAGGGAGGCACGGGCATACGTTCGAGTCTCCTGCAGGAACAGGTCTGTACATGACGCTTATCCTGAAGCCTGACGTTGATGCTGAACACTTCCAGATGATTACGATTGCTGACGCGGTGGCTGTGTGCCTTGCTGTAGAGGACCTTTACCCTGAAGCTCGCGGAAAACTCGGGATAAAGTGGGTCAACGATATATTCTTCAGGGGCAGGAAGATAACCGGCATACTCACGGAAGCTGTTACGAACTTCGAGAACGGAGAGATAGACAGCGTTGTTACTGGAATAGGCATCAACGTTTCAGCGCACAAGTTTTCCGTCGAGACAGCGGGCTCAATCTTCGACAGCGAAGCTCCGTCTTTCGGGAGGGACGAACTCTGCGCACGTGTCGCTGATTACATCATGGACTTTGCGGAGAACCTCGAAGCTCCGTCCCTCATCAATGCCTACCGTGAACGCTCAATCCTCATCGGGAAGCACATAACGTTCATGAAGGGTGAGGCCAAGTGCACGGGCTGCGTTGAGGGGATTGATGATGCCGGAGGGTTAGTGATTCTGAACTATGCCGGAAAACTCGAGACGTTGAGGAGCGGAGAAGTCTTCATGGTGAGACCAGAGGAGATGAATTAA
- a CDS encoding ankyrin repeat domain-containing protein, producing the protein MCSLNVQEVTELQDFDKDDLESVLRYLTGKFGIEILAGQGKTAGKEDIMSLLPDFFSPSSHKGDYSMLNMMSREGIMKALVKLKQAGTSGDELRRRIFAEKSKLTDNYIPEDVAVKFVNMIAGVLGLEVSSAPVVVEAMSDDEFLELCSSGDARAVEEALKNGADANACDEFGSTALHESANSGNPDVAEVLLKYGAEVDAKDFIGATALGFAVSKGYAEVAEVLLKHGADASSQDEYGKTPLHVAAFYGYAEIAEMLLRYGADVNAETSDGDTPLRMAKAGGHRETAKVLLKHGAEGSRAQRRQSASPARPARPAMSDEEFLELCQSGDAEAVEEALRHGANVNARDDEGETALMRAALNGHADAAEVLLSHGAKADARDDQGKTAFDIAQAKGHKSVAALLPRTAMSDADFLKLCRSDDVKAVEEALRNGANINARSEQGNTPLHFARNAETAEVLLINGADVHARNNDGETPLHVIVYETRYLPLTKTVELLLKYGADVNAKDNFGRTPLFRPSNVDTMELLLRHGADINARDNAGRTPLHLAAGAGDVERADILMRRGANKYAKDNEGKYPRDYTRYEDDEGYWAHNDVYRIVM; encoded by the coding sequence GTGTGCAGTCTCAACGTTCAGGAGGTAACAGAATTGCAGGACTTCGACAAGGATGATCTGGAGAGCGTGTTACGGTATCTCACCGGCAAATTCGGGATAGAGATTCTCGCGGGACAGGGGAAAACAGCTGGCAAGGAAGACATCATGAGCCTTCTGCCTGACTTCTTCAGCCCCTCGTCGCACAAAGGGGATTACTCGATGCTGAACATGATGTCGCGTGAAGGCATTATGAAGGCGTTGGTGAAGCTCAAACAGGCCGGTACGTCAGGAGATGAGCTACGGCGGAGGATTTTCGCGGAGAAGAGCAAGCTGACGGACAACTACATTCCTGAGGACGTAGCTGTGAAGTTCGTGAACATGATAGCGGGCGTTCTCGGCCTCGAGGTGAGTTCAGCACCCGTAGTCGTGGAAGCGATGAGTGATGATGAGTTCTTGGAGCTGTGCAGTTCGGGGGATGCTAGGGCGGTCGAAGAAGCTCTGAAGAACGGCGCAGATGCAAACGCTTGCGACGAGTTCGGCTCGACGGCACTTCACGAGTCGGCAAACAGCGGAAACCCTGATGTTGCCGAAGTACTCTTGAAGTATGGTGCAGAGGTTGACGCTAAGGACTTTATCGGTGCTACGGCACTGGGTTTTGCGGTGAGCAAGGGGTACGCGGAGGTTGCGGAGGTTCTGCTGAAGCACGGTGCGGACGCGAGCTCTCAGGACGAGTACGGCAAGACACCGCTTCACGTGGCGGCGTTCTACGGATACGCGGAGATTGCGGAGATGCTGCTGAGGTACGGGGCTGATGTCAACGCGGAGACGTCCGACGGGGACACGCCCTTGCGGATGGCGAAGGCCGGAGGACACCGTGAGACTGCGAAGGTTCTGCTGAAGCACGGTGCTGAAGGTTCGAGGGCACAGAGGAGACAGAGTGCATCACCTGCGAGGCCTGCGCGTCCGGCGATGAGTGATGAGGAGTTTCTGGAGCTGTGTCAGAGCGGCGATGCGGAAGCAGTAGAAGAGGCTCTGAGGCACGGTGCTAATGTCAACGCCAGAGACGATGAAGGCGAGACAGCTTTAATGCGGGCGGCATTGAACGGCCACGCAGACGCTGCGGAAGTGCTCCTGAGTCACGGTGCTAAGGCCGATGCTAGGGACGATCAAGGCAAGACGGCTTTTGACATTGCACAGGCTAAGGGTCATAAAAGTGTTGCGGCACTTCTCCCGCGTACTGCGATGAGTGATGCCGATTTCCTGAAACTCTGCAGGTCGGACGATGTCAAAGCAGTTGAAGAGGCTCTGAGGAATGGTGCTAATATCAATGCTAGGAGCGAACAGGGAAATACACCCTTGCATTTTGCTCGAAACGCAGAGACAGCAGAAGTTTTATTGATAAACGGTGCAGATGTCCACGCCAGAAACAATGACGGCGAGACACCTTTGCACGTAATTGTGTATGAAACGCGGTATCTCCCACTCACAAAGACAGTAGAACTTCTGCTGAAGTATGGTGCAGATGTCAACGCTAAGGATAATTTCGGACGTACCCCCTTGTTCAGGCCTAGTAACGTGGACACCATGGAGCTGCTCTTGAGGCACGGCGCAGACATAAACGCTAGGGATAATGCCGGCAGGACACCATTGCATTTGGCAGCCGGAGCAGGGGATGTAGAAAGAGCAGATATTCTCATGAGGCGCGGGGCGAACAAATACGCTAAGGATAACGAAGGAAAATATCCTAGAGATTATACAAGGTATGAGGACGACGAAGGTTATTGGGCACATAACGATGTCTACAGAATTGTTATGTAA
- a CDS encoding helix-turn-helix domain-containing protein, translating into MALAANLRMLRKKAGLTQIELAEKVGVSIATLRRWESGETAPNGTRIIELANLLKVSPDEIINDAENYQMSKAALLYPVHEASNGMLVFEGEGTRIELPPTEQGYELFRQLIQNLMERKKELREQIQEKS; encoded by the coding sequence ATGGCACTTGCTGCTAATCTGCGAATGCTGAGGAAGAAAGCAGGCCTCACACAGATTGAGCTTGCGGAAAAAGTCGGCGTGTCTATCGCTACGTTACGGCGTTGGGAGTCCGGCGAGACAGCACCCAACGGAACGCGCATCATCGAGCTAGCGAACCTGCTGAAAGTTTCGCCCGACGAGATAATCAACGACGCAGAGAACTATCAGATGAGCAAAGCTGCCCTGCTTTACCCTGTACATGAAGCCAGCAACGGAATGCTGGTATTTGAGGGGGAAGGCACAAGGATAGAGCTTCCCCCGACAGAACAAGGTTACGAACTCTTCCGTCAGCTCATCCAGAACCTGATGGAGCGGAAGAAGGAACTTCGCGAGCAGATTCAGGAGAAGTCTTAG